One region of Mucilaginibacter sp. 14171R-50 genomic DNA includes:
- a CDS encoding DUF3127 domain-containing protein: protein MEVKGKVHEVSATQQVTESLKKRELILEYIENPQYPEYLKFEAIQDRCNLLDNVKVGDDIEVFFNLRGRPWTDKTGKKTYFNSLQLWKINVLGGAGSASAPEYAAPADISSTPDDDDLPF from the coding sequence ATGGAAGTTAAAGGTAAGGTACATGAAGTGTCGGCAACCCAACAGGTTACCGAGTCGTTAAAGAAGAGAGAATTGATACTTGAATATATCGAGAACCCACAATATCCCGAGTATTTAAAGTTTGAAGCCATACAAGATCGGTGCAATTTATTAGATAATGTGAAGGTTGGCGATGATATAGAAGTGTTCTTTAATTTAAGGGGTCGCCCGTGGACCGATAAAACCGGTAAAAAAACGTACTTCAACTCGCTGCAGTTATGGAAGATCAACGTATTAGGCGGCGCAGGCTCTGCCTCTGCACCTGAATACGCGGCACCAGCTGATATCAGCTCAACCCCGGACGATGACGATCTGCCGTTTTAA
- a CDS encoding response regulator transcription factor — protein MKKILLVEDDPNLGLLLQDYLQLKGKFDVVLCKDGDEGLRAFTRDQFDLLILDVMMPKKDGFTLGKEIRKINPTVPIIFATAKAMIEDKTQAFNLGGDDYITKPFRIEELLLRINALLKRADVTEKKGDDKPSQFKLGSYDFDYTSQLITRGTALQKLSTKEAELLRLLCIKKNEVLTREEALLNIWHDDNYFNGRSMDVFLSKIRKYLKDDPSVEIINVHGRGYKLLIN, from the coding sequence ATGAAAAAAATATTACTTGTTGAAGATGACCCCAACCTTGGCTTGTTGTTGCAGGATTACCTGCAGCTGAAAGGAAAGTTTGACGTAGTGCTGTGCAAAGATGGCGACGAAGGCCTGCGCGCTTTTACCAGGGACCAGTTTGACCTGCTGATACTGGATGTGATGATGCCAAAGAAGGATGGCTTTACATTGGGTAAAGAGATAAGGAAGATAAACCCCACTGTGCCCATTATATTTGCCACGGCCAAGGCCATGATAGAAGATAAAACGCAGGCCTTTAACCTTGGCGGCGACGATTATATCACCAAGCCGTTCCGCATAGAAGAGCTTTTGCTGCGCATAAACGCCTTATTGAAAAGGGCGGACGTTACCGAGAAAAAAGGCGACGACAAACCCTCACAATTTAAGCTGGGCAGCTACGATTTTGATTATACATCGCAATTGATAACCCGGGGTACCGCCCTGCAAAAACTCTCTACAAAAGAAGCCGAATTGCTGCGCCTGCTGTGCATCAAAAAAAACGAGGTGCTTACCCGCGAAGAGGCCCTGCTGAACATCTGGCACGATGACAATTACTTTAACGGCCGCAGTATGGATGTTTTTTTAAGCAAGATACGCAAGTACTTAAAGGATGACCCGTCGGTAGAGATTATCAACGTTCATGGCAGGGGTTACAAGCTGCTCATCAATTAA
- a CDS encoding T9SS type A sorting domain-containing protein: protein MKKIIKPGFEFIFSVALVAIIGLPPLVLGQTQKSTEIRIVNGDTTINGKDIKKLSAQERKDALAEINNLPAPPLFNNNSVVTNRTITIERETTGDGKNNHITIERNMDNDNEIVAGLGKDSARKDVRLRLKKLRGNDSSQAFTYRFDKDLPPMRIEPFNFDFPRRRPGFEFNGRNTQSFSYDNTDADGISTHVSYRVTEAPKEKLKAMGLIKPLLTVTDINIAYEFSTGKTVLAFNLPAKTVAAIKLTDSKGTIIWADKSSTGSFSKKFNLPVNGVYYLQVQQGANVAVKRVVKE from the coding sequence ATGAAGAAGATCATAAAACCCGGCTTTGAGTTCATTTTCTCGGTTGCTTTAGTGGCCATAATTGGCCTGCCGCCCCTGGTACTCGGCCAAACGCAAAAAAGCACCGAGATACGAATTGTTAACGGCGATACTACCATAAACGGTAAGGATATCAAAAAGCTATCGGCACAGGAACGAAAGGATGCCCTTGCCGAAATAAACAATTTACCGGCTCCGCCTTTATTTAACAACAATAGTGTTGTAACAAACCGCACGATAACCATAGAGCGCGAAACTACCGGCGACGGAAAAAATAACCATATCACTATTGAACGCAACATGGACAACGATAACGAGATTGTTGCTGGTTTAGGTAAGGATAGCGCGCGTAAAGACGTTAGGTTACGCCTTAAAAAGCTGCGGGGCAATGATAGCTCCCAGGCATTTACCTATCGCTTTGATAAGGATTTGCCCCCTATGAGAATAGAACCGTTTAATTTTGATTTTCCGCGCCGCAGGCCGGGGTTTGAATTTAACGGCCGCAATACACAAAGCTTTAGTTATGACAATACCGATGCTGACGGCATAAGCACCCATGTAAGCTATCGTGTAACGGAGGCGCCGAAAGAAAAACTGAAAGCTATGGGTTTAATAAAACCTTTGCTGACTGTAACCGATATCAATATCGCTTACGAATTTAGCACGGGCAAAACGGTATTAGCTTTCAATTTGCCCGCAAAAACCGTGGCAGCTATTAAACTTACCGACAGCAAGGGCACTATAATATGGGCGGATAAGAGCAGCACCGGTAGTTTCAGCAAAAAGTTTAACCTGCCGGTAAACGGCGTTTATTACCTGCAGGTACAGCAAGGCGCAAACGTTGCTGTAAAAAGGGTAGTTAAGGAATAG
- a CDS encoding sensor histidine kinase KdpD produces MKRRSIALIIGLMGFALLGVIVMQLYFLRQSYQMQSELFNRSVNEALSNVVAKVAKQDAINFLNAKTQQTHNYALKRAETIDKRSEISINGSKSIIGDSLVLKKKQSKRERKLAMLRDSLKRMILHKKMDDDLTGLMQQGLVNLRIRIGQYTDEFGEVHFRFVPEIVKTPPRKVNQKPHKYDTLRYTYIDPQFGPQMISVPKLNPDWVREQERIQKERQFQQVKKMLETDSLENAPANAKKPNVIENLAEEYRKSNEPLDKRLNSFWIDSLLRFELHNRGIFLPFSYEVSTANSDSLIFASAMDTKGVKPEFVAANTYQKAIFSDELINDPGKIKISFPQKSSFILSNMTATMGTTGALLFVLIFCFGYTIFSILRQKKISEMKIDFINNMTHEFKTPVSTIMIASEALRDKEIAEDKTRVTRLANVIYEENVRLGSHIERVLNIARIERNDFKLDKKPLDVNEMITIALDSMALKMQKCNAVTTLNLEADKPVIIADELHFSNVMFNLIDNAIKYSAGAPEIAITTLNRNGHVIIRVADKGIGMSRDQQAKIFEQFYRIPTGNLHDVKGFGLGLSYVNTIVKRLEGTISVRSEKDKGSEFELKFPVA; encoded by the coding sequence ATGAAAAGAAGAAGCATAGCGCTTATAATAGGTTTAATGGGGTTTGCACTTTTGGGTGTTATTGTTATGCAATTGTATTTTTTGCGGCAATCGTACCAAATGCAATCCGAGCTTTTTAACCGGTCGGTTAACGAGGCATTAAGCAATGTGGTAGCAAAAGTTGCCAAACAGGATGCCATTAACTTTTTGAATGCTAAAACCCAGCAAACCCATAATTACGCGTTAAAGCGTGCAGAAACTATTGATAAAAGAAGCGAAATAAGCATCAATGGCAGTAAAAGTATCATAGGCGACTCGCTGGTACTTAAAAAGAAGCAAAGCAAGCGCGAACGGAAGCTGGCTATGCTGCGCGACAGCCTGAAGCGCATGATATTGCACAAAAAAATGGACGATGACCTGACCGGGTTAATGCAGCAGGGCCTGGTTAACCTGCGTATTCGCATTGGGCAATATACCGATGAATTTGGCGAGGTACATTTTAGGTTCGTGCCCGAGATCGTAAAAACGCCACCACGGAAAGTTAACCAAAAACCGCACAAGTACGATACGCTTAGATACACTTATATAGATCCGCAATTTGGACCCCAAATGATATCGGTGCCAAAGCTTAACCCCGATTGGGTAAGGGAGCAGGAGCGTATTCAAAAAGAACGGCAGTTTCAGCAGGTAAAGAAAATGCTGGAAACCGACTCGTTAGAGAACGCACCGGCCAATGCAAAAAAGCCTAACGTGATAGAGAACCTTGCCGAAGAGTACCGGAAATCTAACGAGCCGCTGGATAAACGCTTAAATAGTTTTTGGATAGATTCGCTGCTAAGGTTCGAGCTGCATAACCGGGGCATATTTTTGCCCTTTAGCTATGAGGTGAGTACGGCCAACAGCGATTCGCTCATTTTTGCGAGCGCTATGGATACAAAAGGTGTTAAGCCCGAATTTGTTGCTGCCAATACCTATCAGAAAGCCATATTCAGCGATGAACTGATCAACGACCCGGGTAAGATAAAAATTTCTTTCCCGCAAAAAAGCTCGTTCATTTTAAGTAACATGACGGCTACCATGGGTACAACCGGGGCCTTGTTATTTGTACTGATATTTTGTTTTGGCTATACCATCTTCTCTATCCTCAGGCAAAAAAAGATATCTGAGATGAAGATAGATTTTATCAACAACATGACTCACGAGTTTAAAACCCCGGTATCAACCATCATGATAGCCAGCGAAGCTTTAAGAGATAAGGAGATTGCCGAAGATAAAACCCGTGTTACACGCCTTGCAAACGTTATTTATGAAGAAAATGTGCGCCTTGGCAGCCACATAGAACGGGTATTGAACATTGCCCGTATAGAGCGTAACGACTTTAAGCTGGATAAAAAGCCGTTGGATGTAAATGAAATGATTACCATAGCGCTGGATAGCATGGCGCTAAAAATGCAAAAATGCAACGCGGTTACCACATTAAACCTGGAGGCCGATAAACCGGTTATTATTGCCGATGAACTGCACTTTAGCAACGTAATGTTTAACCTGATAGATAATGCCATTAAATACAGCGCCGGCGCACCAGAAATTGCAATTACTACGTTAAACAGGAACGGGCATGTAATAATACGCGTTGCCGATAAAGGCATAGGCATGAGTCGCGATCAGCAGGCAAAAATATTTGAGCAGTTTTATCGCATCCCCACGGGCAACTTGCACGATGTAAAAGGCTTTGGGCTGGGGCTTAGCTACGTAAATACCATTGTTAAACGTTTAGAGGGCACTATAAGCGTACGGTCTGAAAAGGACAAAGGATCGGAGTTTGAATTAAAATTTCCGGTGGCTTAG